Proteins encoded together in one Deltaproteobacteria bacterium window:
- a CDS encoding cobalamin-binding protein yields the protein MSRALIIGDKDTVAAKTREGLALSMDPKDLIFKGLIPGMDVVGEKFRRNEYYVPQVLLSARAMYAGLDLLKPLITAAAKGDDYHGIVVIGTAQG from the coding sequence ATGTCGCGGGCGCTGATCATCGGCGACAAGGACACCGTCGCCGCCAAGACGCGCGAAGGGCTCGCCCTCTCCATGGACCCCAAGGACCTCATCTTCAAGGGCCTCATCCCGGGCATGGATGTCGTCGGCGAGAAGTTCCGTCGCAACGAGTACTACGTCCCCCAGGTGCTGCTCTCCGCGCGCGCGATGTACGCCGGGCTCGATCTCCTCAAGCCGCTCATCACCGCCGCCGCCAAGGGCGACGACTACCACGGCATCGTCGTGATCGGCACCGCGCAGGGCG